A stretch of the Uranotaenia lowii strain MFRU-FL chromosome 3, ASM2978415v1, whole genome shotgun sequence genome encodes the following:
- the LOC129750641 gene encoding uncharacterized protein LOC129750641, producing the protein MYGLKYNNTVLLLIVLVFMPQNRAQLLLESSLDITFLAQSIASIIERFHINTYSTNQIKSLAIGARGISVHDDIINDVLRMISESILSPFHLNSSNKQHGIGFYNMLFVNNYEAFEKLLNDNDTDSFDVNGLLSIVITNPKILEESKVRRIFQDAWRIGITNIIIITSNMSQKSSLVRIYTYMPYHLNHCGEVGAISYHDIYQNSSTDHSVNLFPNRLRNFYNCSLKAGTFENKPFIILKGTDYNPVANVEGFEAKLIEIVANKLNFQINYMLPTDGYQWGSLEENNSTGLMRLIQDRKVEFGISTLALSKSRSTLLNAGIAHYTSYCTLAISQGVPYTALEKLIRPFQASVWFALILLLCATVIVIFIIQKFNWKNKLVGTNVTSPLMGLIESFFGESQRRVTTRNVPRITLLSCTAKSAAQSYSRCRES; encoded by the exons TGGAAAGCTCATTAGACATAACGTTCTTAGCGCAATCGATAGCATCAATTATAGAGCGATTCCATATCAACACTTATTCAACGAATCAAATTAAATCACTTGCAATTGGTGCACGCGGAATATCCGTTCACGATGATATAATCAACGATGTATTAAGGATGATAAGTGAAAGTATACTGTCCCCATTCCACCTGAACAGTAGTAACAAGCAACATGGCATCGGTTTCTACAATATGCTATTTGTGAACAATTACGAAGCTTTCGAAAAACTGCTAAATGATAACGATACTGATAGTTTTGATGTGAACGGTTTGCTCAGCATTGTAATAACCAATCCAAAAATATTGGAAGAGTCAAAAGTTAGACGGATTTTTCAAGATGCTTGGAGAATTGGAATCACAAATATAATTATAATAACCAGTAATATGTCCCAAAAATCGAGCTTAGTTCGAATCTACACATACATGCCCTACCATTTGAATCATTGTGGTGAAGTAGGTGCTATAAGTTATCATGACATTTATCAGAATAGTTCTACTGATCACTCCGTTAACCTTTTCCCAAATCGTCTAAGAAATTTTTACAACTGTTCTCTAAAGGCGGGAACATTCGAAAACAAACCTTTCATCATCCTCAAAGGTACAGATTATAACCCCGTAGCAAACGTTGAAGGATTTGAGGCGAAGCTCATAGAAATTGTAGcgaacaaattgaatttccaaATCAACTATATGCTACCTACCGATGGATATCAGTGGGGATCTTTGGAGGAAAACAATAGTACCGGTTTGATGAGGTTGATACAGGATAGAAAAGTGGAGTTTGGCATATCAACTCTAGCACTGTCCAAGTCACGTTCCACTCTTCTGAATGCAGGCATTGCTCATTATACATCGTATTGCACACTAGCGATTTCACAGGGTGTGCCGTACACGGCACTAGAAAAGTTAATACGGCCTTTTCAGGCTTCCGTTTGGTTTGCACTGATCCTGCTATTGTGTGCGACAGTTATTGTAATAtttatcattcaaaaatttaactggAAGAATAAATTAGTCGGCACAAATGTAACATCTCCCTTGATGGGGttgattgaatcattttttggcGAATCACAAAGAAGGGTGACAACCAGGAATGTACCACGAATAACACTGCTATC atGTACAGCGAAAAGCGCCGCTCAATCGTATAGCAGATGTCGAGAGAGCTGA